The region CGGTAATGTTGACGGTTCGCATCGTCAGCAGATCAATATCGAAATTCTCGATCTCCACCCCTATGTCATCAAGTGAGCTGACCCGGGTCAGCGGAACAGTGATTTCAACGGGAATTGCATGCTCCAGACGCTGTGTAAGGTCATCCTCCCCCCGGTAGAGTCCGGTGAGCAGCAGTTGTCCGTGCAGTTCAGCCCGGTCCTCCCGCTGGATGACCTGGATGTCGGGAACCAGCTCGACTTCCTCCAGCTCTGCTATTCCCGGAAGCTCTTCCGAAAGGTGAATGCGTTCATAAATATCAAACCGCAAGCCATGGGACTGGTCAAACACGGGAAATGTCCTCCTTCTTGGCATAATCTATCCCTGAGACAAGCCCAGAGTATAAGCCCAAAATGTTACTCCCCTCATGTATATGCTTCAATCAGGCAGGCATGACAACTTTGCCGCTTCAATTGCGGACAGCGCCTATTACAGGGGAGGAAGAGCCGTACGTGCATCAGGAATAGAGTAGTGCTGTGGAAGCTTCACACGCAGCGTTACGGCAAGCGGATTCCCTGGACTACACTCGTTAAGCACATCCGCCGGATGAAAAGCTGCCGGCAGCGCACCCGCGCCCGGTTCTTCCTCAAACCGGAGGTGGTCCGGAATTCCCGGACGGCCCGCCCGCAGTCTGACTGCTCTCTGGTATACATTCAGCGTACCCGCAGCCATAACATCCAGCGAACGGGTCTGCTCTGCCCACTGTTTAGCCTGGAGGCCGGTGCGTCTTCTCAGCTCCTCATCCCCCAGCAGCTGCTCGATTTGCAGGGCAAGCTTCGCGGCATCTCCGGGAGGAACAATCCAGCCCGTCTCTCCCTGCCGGACCATCTCCGGCATGCCTGCGGTTCCGGCGACAATCGGCGCGATCCCGGCAAGCTGCGCTTCCGTAACCGAGAAGGGCTGCGTGTCCTGGAGAGAGGGCTGAACATAGATGTCGGCAGCCCGGAGTGCAGCCGGAATATTGTTCAGCTTCCCGGTGAAATGGACCTTCCCTGCGATACCCAGCAGGCGGGTCTGCTCCATGAGCTCCTCCAGGAGGCTGCCGATTCCGGCCACCGCACAGATCCAGTGCTGACAGCGCTGCTGCAGAATGCCCAGCGCCTCTATCAGCACATGGACGCCTTTGATATATTCAAGACGTCCGGCATACATGATCACAGGGATTCCCGCTGCAAATTGAAGCGGCGGTGTCTCTGCGGCCCTGGCTGCGTATTGATGCAGGTCCAGCCCGTACGGCAAGGTATGGATACGGTCTTGGCTGACCCCCAGGCTCTGCGTAAGCTGTCCGATCCACTCCGAAGAGACCAGAATCTGGTCGGCCGCCTGGGCCCCCAGCCTCTCAAGCCTGCGGAAATATCTCCAGATCGGCCGCTGCTCATAGGCCTCCCGGGTCAGTCCCGGCTCAAGTCCCTTGTACTCATAGTAGGTCTCCTTGGTCAATGCCCCATGCACACTTGCGACCAGCGGAACAGGACGGCGCATGATCCGCCGCAGTGCATAGGAGGCGATAGGGTCCTGGGCATGAATGACATCGTATTCCTCCAGGCCCAGCACAGCGGCGCCGCCCTCGAACACGTAACGCCCCAGCTCAAAGCTGAAGATGCCGTGCTCCAGATGCAGCGAGGGGAAGCGGCCGATATCCAGCTGGGGCAGCAGCAGCGAGTAGAACGCTTTTTTATCAAAAGACTCTGTCCGGTTCAGCAAATACAATGTATTGTTCTCCACATGGCTGCCCATCAGTGTAACGGAATGGCCCTGCTCGCCCAGCTTGTCAGCCAGCTGCTTCATATATGTCCAAATTCCGCCCATATTGGTGAGGCCCCAGTAGGTGACTAGCAATATCTTCATGCATTCCTCTCCCCGGCTATAGATTTATTTAGACACAGGTGCAGTCTGCTCCACCTTAAATCAGAATAGTATATGTAGGCTGCGGGCAGGCGGAAAGGGATATATGGTCATTCCCTGCAAATTTCAAAAATATCTTTTAATCAAGAATCATCTTTTCGGGTATAATCGGTATAAATCCTGAAAGGAAATTTCCGACATGTCAAAAGCGAGGGTATTTGACCTTTTCCTATTCGTCGCAGCCCTGGCTATAGCCTTCATTCCCGCGCATGCTGTAGTCCTGGACGCTACCTATATAAAAGCATTACTGCTATACACTATCTTCTCAAGCATCTATTTCCAATTGCGGATTGTGACCCGGAGCGGGAACTCTACAATCGATTATGCGATCAGCTATACCTCCTCCTTCGGGATTTTTGCCGGTCCGCTCGGCACGCTCCTGTTCGAGACAGTATACCGGTTCATCGTATATTTCTATAAAAAGAAAACAAAGACCGCCGATCCCGGAGAGTTCCTGGATACCTTCTACAATATCGGTTCGTTTACACTGGGCGGCTCTGCTGCGTACTATCTGTATACGGCGCTCTCTCCTCTGGCGGACAAGCTTCCGCTCGGATACTGGCTGCTGTTCCTGCTCGTTGTCTGCGTCA is a window of Paenibacillus sp. FSL H3-0469 DNA encoding:
- a CDS encoding glycosyltransferase family 4 protein — protein: MKILLVTYWGLTNMGGIWTYMKQLADKLGEQGHSVTLMGSHVENNTLYLLNRTESFDKKAFYSLLLPQLDIGRFPSLHLEHGIFSFELGRYVFEGGAAVLGLEEYDVIHAQDPIASYALRRIMRRPVPLVASVHGALTKETYYEYKGLEPGLTREAYEQRPIWRYFRRLERLGAQAADQILVSSEWIGQLTQSLGVSQDRIHTLPYGLDLHQYAARAAETPPLQFAAGIPVIMYAGRLEYIKGVHVLIEALGILQQRCQHWICAVAGIGSLLEELMEQTRLLGIAGKVHFTGKLNNIPAALRAADIYVQPSLQDTQPFSVTEAQLAGIAPIVAGTAGMPEMVRQGETGWIVPPGDAAKLALQIEQLLGDEELRRRTGLQAKQWAEQTRSLDVMAAGTLNVYQRAVRLRAGRPGIPDHLRFEEEPGAGALPAAFHPADVLNECSPGNPLAVTLRVKLPQHYSIPDARTALPPL